The stretch of DNA TCGAACTCTCTATCAATCCAATCCGAACGAAACAAGGCCTTGGATTCAGTGGTTTTATTCGTGATATCTCAGATCGACTTGAAGCAGAGAAATTGATTCGTGAAGGCCAAGAGAGACTTCAATTCATTTTTGATGCTGCTCATGAGGGGGTTTGGGATTACCAGTTTGATGTAGATGGCGCTGTCATTGATTCGTTTTTCGGAGAAAAAACAAGGCAACTACTCGGTGAAGGCGCTAGCACGATTCCACCAAAACGCTCAAATATCTACCCCGAAGATCGAGATGGTGTAAATCGGGCCTGGGAACTTCACTGGAACCAAGTGCAAGCCACTTTTGAACTTGAATATCGCCTCCAACAACAAGACAGTAAGCATTCCCGTTGGGTCAGAGAACGTGGCATCATTGTGCGTCGCGATGATGATGGAAAACCACTAAGGGCAGTCGGTAGCGTTGTAGACATCACTGCTCAAAAACATCTTGAGATGACACTTCTTTCCGCTCAAAAACGTGAAGCATTGGGGCTTATTGCCGGCGGCTTTGCCCATGACATCAATAACGTCTTGAGTATCATTAAAAGCTATACATCAATCCAACAATTGAATAAAGAACTGCCCAAAGATACTTTGGATTCGCTTCAAACAATTGATCTTGCAGTATTGCGAGCACGCACTTTGACTCAGAATATGCTCCAACTTGGCCGGCCAATCAAGAGCCATAAACAGATTACTGGGGTCAAGAAATTACTATCGGAGACACTTCAACTTATACAGCCCTCGATACCGAATTCGATACAAGTAAGACGCAACATTGATCTCGATGAAACGGACAATGTCTTCCTAAACCCTGAACAACTACAGCAAGCAATCTTAAATCTTATGCTCAATGCGCGTGATGCCATGGGCCAAGGCGGCACGTTGGAGATAAAAGCATCCAATGCATTATCACCTGCATCTGGCCAACCGAGCATTTTCATTGAGATCATCGATTCCGGATGCGGTATTGAGAAAGAATCATTAGCGATGATCTTTGAGCCATTCTTTACGACAAAGGGCCAGAAGGGAACTGGCCTGGGTCTTTCAACGGTAAAGAAATTCGTTGAAAATTGCCATGGTACGGTTTCAATTGATTCAGAAGTTAATCAAGGAACGTCGTTCAAAATTGAGTTGCCTTGGCACGCAGGCCAACCGGAGATTGAAACCTTACCAGCCATTGGCGACGGTGTTACTCCATCTCACATTCTTCTTGCAGAAGATCATCCCCTACTGCGCCCTATGCTCAAAAGTGCCATCGCTATCACAGGACATCACGTAGAGGTCGCTGAAGATGCAGCGCAAGTATTGGCGACGGGCACAGCATGTCAGCCTGATCTCATGGTCATGGATATCGATCTTCCCGGTGGACGAGGAGACAAGCTGGCTGCCGATCTTCGTGCCCATTGGAAGAAAGAGATTCCAGTTATTTTTATCACCGGTAATAGTAGTTTCAAAATTGATGATTCCGACACCACAATATTACTCTATAAACCATTTGATTTAGAGCGGCTGATTGAAGCGATATCGAAGATGCTGACCAGTGACTGATCGCCCATTCTGCTTGGCTCAATTACGCAAGAGATAATTTCTTACATCAGACAGGATCTTTTTCTATGAGAATTAGCTATTGCCTCTTTTTAGGAATTTGTTTCATGTTGACTTGCTGCTCAAGTAAGTCCAACAACATCACTGGTAAAAACACCTCTGACCCAAGACTCAAAGGCAGTTTCATACTTTACAAGTTAGATGGGGATCGCTACCCAGGCGAGCCGGCGCCAGAAGGCGCAGAACTACTCCATGGCTGGGTCATTCTAAAAAAGTGTTCAATCACATCGCTCACGACGCGTGAAACACTCTTTAAAGCACTTGATAATGGCATCGACCAATGGAGTGGTACGCCGGTTGATTGCTTCAATCCTCGTCATGCCATATCAGTTGAAATGGAAGGCATTAATGTCGACTATCTGATCTGCTTCCAATGCAAGAACTACTACATCTGGGAAGGTGACAAGCGTGTTTCTGGTGGCATGACGACAGCACAACCACGAAACACTTTCAATCGCATCTTAGATGAGTGCAGCCCTAATAACTGAACCTAACTGTTCAGTTATTGGCAACTTCTTGAGCATCCGTATGCTTGATGACATCAGATACAACGTGAAGCATTGAATCGCGCGAAGTTGTATCTAAATCTGTTCGAAAAAGCATCACGCCAGCAAAATCTTTTTTGATTGCATACTCAGTTTTGCTTGCCACTAAATCATGATCGAACCCCTCATTGGCATCACCCCAACCCACCGCCATACCAACAACCATTTTTTCTGGCGGAACACCTTTCGATCGCCAGTAGTCAATCATGGCGTGCATCTCATCAAGATCTTGATACGACATCAATTGAATCCAATCGACTGCTGCAAGACCTTGTGTATTGAGCTCATCGCGAAAATACACATCAATGCTGACCGTTTTATTCAAGGGATGCAATGATTCTTTGGTCGCAATAACAAGATCACTGTATTGCTTCTGGTACTCAGGCGAGAATCCCCCACCAATCTCCCAATCAAAATCAACACCATCGATATCTTGCTCGACTAAAAATTGGGTGAGATTGGAGATAAAGCGATCTCTAGATCCGTCCGCGTTGTCACTCATCGGCAAGAAGTTTTCTTCCCAATGCTCGCCATCAAAGCTCACAATCACCTTGACTTGATTGGCATGTGCCTGAGATACGACGTCACGTAGGTCCCAATGGGCAAGGTTGCCGTCACCATCAAACCCAAGAAAACCAGGAATAAAGTGGGTCATGTGTGCGTAACGCCACTGACCTCCTCCAAAAAAACCTATCACTTTGAATTCTTCGGCATTTGAGTCTGATACAGGTGTCACTGCGGCCTTTCTATTGGAGTGACAACTCACACACAGACAAACGACCATTATCAAAATCAACTCTTTTAAGTACATCGCAACACCATTTGCATGAGTCCACCGCTTAAATGACATCAGCCCATTCGTTTTTATTCAGCAGGCACCATCTATTTTTGACTATTATAATGCCTTGAATCAGAACACCATTCCTGTTGGAGCTCTTCTTGCAAGATATTTTTATTGCAAATTTCTATCTGTTCACCAAACTCGATGATCTCGCTTTCATTCAGAATGATGTACAAGCGTGCTGTGAGCAAAACGATGTTCGTGGGATTGTTCTGTTAGCTCCAGAGGGCATTAACGCCACGATTTCGGGGACGCACCCAGGCGTGATGAATGTGCTCGAACTCTTGAAACGTGACCCGCGTTTTTCTGAATTGACCTGGAAGGAATCAACTGCGCAAGAGCAGCCATTTCGTAAGATTCGCGTCAGACTCAAGAAAGAAATTATAACCATGGGTGTTCCAGACATTGATCCCACCCGACTCGCAGGAACCTATGTCAAACCAGAAGACTGGAATGAACTGATTAGCGATCCGAATGTCATCGTCATTGATACGCGTAATGACTATGAAGTTGAAATTGGCTCATTCAAGAACGCGATCAACCCAGATATTCAATCCTTTGGGGAATTTCCTCAATGGCTAAATGATCATATTGACACATCCAAACAGCCACGGGTTGCAATGTTCTGCACTGGTGGCATTCGCTGTGAAAAGTCGACCGCCCTTCTCAAGCAAGCAGGCGTTCGTGAGGTCTACCATCTTGAGGGCGGCATACTTAAGTACCTTGAACAGATTCCAGAAGATCAAGGCCTCTGGTCAGGCCAATGCTTTGTCTTTGATCAGCGTGTGTCGGTGGGACATGGCCTTGAAGCCGGCCAATATGAACTCTGCAAAGCATGCCGTCGCCCCATTAGTGTTTCAGATAAGCAATCTGAGTCATATCGCAAAGGCATCAGCTGTCCACACTGTCATGATCAGACCACAGAAGAACAGAAAGATCGATTTGCAGAGCGGCAAAAACAGATTGAGCTCGCAAAGGCACGTGGCGAAGATCACTTCTCAGATTGAGTGACTTCTCAACAGCAACTCAAAGACATCCGAACAGCTTTACTTACTTTTCAATGAACCGCTCTGTAATCCAAGCCGCGACCAGTACTAACACTTCTTCAGAGATTGTCTCATCAATTTGTGCATACTCTGATATTTGACCAGTTTTGCAGTGCTGCAATGGGTGATTCAATTGAGGGAATGACTGAATCGTTGTATCACTATTACCTCCCTGGTTCAGCGCTGTCGCAATGCCCTCTAAATTCTCTTCACAGGATACCTGAAGATCAAGCTCACCATTAATGGCAAGCACCGGGCAAGTTACTTGACTTAGTGTTGGTTGAGGATCATATCTAAGAAATGTTTTGAACCAGGGCGAGCTTATTTTGCCAATTAACTTTTCGCGATTGTCACGCTGAAAAGAAGCATCTGTATCTTGATTCAATTCAGGCATCGCCTCAATAATTTCGCGAATTTGATTATTTGCATTCTCTGGCTTCAGTTCTTCATTCAGTACGATTTCAAAGATTGCTTTCTGACCTACTCTACTTTGAGCTATTTCCTCCTCTGACGCACCACTCGCTCGCAACATCAGCTCATCTTGTCTTAACAACAACTGTTCACATGGAACACCGGGACCAGCTAATAGAATGATGAATGCAACTCGAGGATCGCGTGCCGCAACTATCGGCGCAATCATTCCACCTTCACTATGACCAATAAGCCCAATACTTGCCGGGTCAATTTCACGCTGTGTCCTAAGAAATGAGATACCCGCCTCAACATCCTCTGCAAAGTCAAAAGAAGTAGCTGTCAATGGGGCGCCTCGACGGGTTGAGCCACCAACACCTCGATCATCCACACGCAGCACGGCAATACCTTGACGCGTCAGATAATCGGCAATCACCCAAAAAGGTTTATGCCCAAAGACCTCTTCATCACGATTCTGTGGCCCGGATCCAGTGATCAATAGAACTGCTGGGAATAATCCATCACCGGCTGGAGTAGTTAACGTTCCAGCAAGAGTCACTCTAGCATTCTCATTGCGATAGCTGACTTCCTTAATTTGATAAGAAAATGGCCCTACAGGGTCTTGGGGCTTTCTCGTATTTTGATGTACTTGATTTATAGGTTGTTGAGATGGGGCCACCGAACACCCAAGACTGATCCATACGAATACACATAAATAACTACACGCTCTTACTATTTTCATGAAGATGCTTCTCTGTGTTTTGCTGACATTGGCACATGCAATTATTTTTTTCGGATTAACTACTTTGAACCTGTAGGTTCGTGAAGACGCACTAGCATATCATTTCCTTTTAATTTAGATAAGAATGCTTGTTGGCACAGGCTGCTTTATTGATTTAAGACAATATCAAGAAGCTGCAAAAGTCTAGTTGCGAAACCTTGATTTTTTCCCTGCAAATGGCCGAGCGTAGATGTGATGCCCCCAGCATCGTGTTATTGTGGGACAGCTGTCTCGCATTGAGATGAACAATGTTGGGTCTTGACTAATCTCAAAGGATCACCATAAGTGCTTCTTACTTTTTTTTCTCATCAGATGATGCGGTCTTTCTCTTGTTTGCTTATGACAGCTTGCTTAGGCAGCTGCCGCTCAACAACACCTCAGACAGATGTTTCAAGTGATGGTGCTGCAACTTCCCCATGGGCAGATGTCGAACCACTCGTTTCCACATCATCTGGTCCGACCTATCACGTTATTGATGGATACGATCCGATCTGGCTCACCTACATTCAGGAAGGGGTCGAACGCGCTCGCACTTATTGGGGCAGCTATGGACCAGCACACGTTTGGGTCGTCGGCCAAGAAGATGGTAGTCCAATCAGCGAAGATGCCAAACAACAATTCATTGACGAATACTGTACTTGGCGTACTGCATCATCTGAGCGAACAGTGAGCGAATGCCTACCTTATGCCCGCGAACGTTTCATCGAAGTGATGGAACAAGGCGAACCAGAAGCCTACCTCTCTGATGTTCGTGATACACAGCAACGCATGGCTGAGCTGATATTTATAAACGTTCATGAATGGTTTTATGAGGAAGACGCCATCCCTGATCCAGTTTTACGGGGCATCCACGAGTACACACACGTCTTCCAACAGTCTGTTGGGCACATGCCAACATGGATGGTTGAAGGCGGCGCGGTCTTCACAGAAGCATGGCTGCCAAAGATCGATGGGCGACGTGATCCGAAGCGTGTCATGGGCTGGATCATGGAACGTGCCCAACGCATGCGGCACGCTGGTTTCACAATCGCGGACATGGAAGAAATTGAAACTGCACCAGAAGAGGTTTCTCAGTACTACATGGAACTTGCCTATGACTCTGGTGGCTGGGCGACTGTTTTTATGATCCATCAGTCTCCAACCCAGAGCGCCTCTTCTCTTAAGAACGAGTTTTATCCACTGGTCAAAGAGCTTGGCTGGGAAGCGGCGCTTGCTCAGTATGTAGGAATGAAAAGCAAAGATGAGTTTTATGAGGCTTTTGAAGTCTTCATGGAATTACCTATCCAAAAACAACTTCTGACCTTAGACGCGATCAAGCCATAACAAGGCACTGACCAAAACGCATTTTCTTATGGCTTTTTCTCTAGCGACTTGATCCCCTGCCAAGTCACAATCGGTACATACCCCACCGATAGCCCTTCTGGAGGCAAGACAAAGAGATGAGGATCAAAGCTGACCAATTCACCAGCACTGGGACCAGGAAGATAAGTACCATCAATCGCCCAAGAGGTATGCATTTTCACAATGATGCTTTGTAACGCGTCGCGCTCTTCCTGTGACCAATCGAATTGTTGAAACACTGGCTGGTCAATGAAGCGGTACCAGTAGTATCGCACGGTCGAACCATCCGCCAAGATTGTCTCAAAGGGTCCAGCCTTCGGGCCTGGCGATGCCCATGATCCTTGAAGTGGCTCTGCGGAATAAGGTGGAGGATTCACTTGGGGATTAGGAAATATTTGGCCAATTAGTTCCGTCTCTTTTGGAACTTCCGCTGCTGTAACCGCCTGCCGAATCTCTCCCCGCTCTTGGAAGTATGTTGGAAACTTGGCGACGCCCTTTTTAATGACTGCATCCGGACTCCATTGAAGACCAAAGACATTTCCAGCAAATACCGTAGGCGTAGCAAGTTTGTTAATGCCTTCAATCTTCTTTTTATTCTGACGGTACGTCACTGATCCCGTACCAATATCAGGCAGCGCAGCACCCGCTCTATTGAAAACCCCCGACGGCGCAGGCCCGCCGAGCCGCCATTGAAGAACATCGTTATAGAGTGCAACTTTTGAGTACATCGTGACATCTCGAACCAGTACCGTTTGCCGCTCTTGATTGACTGGAAACTGGAGCTGTGGAATCTTTGAATAAACCACACCTTTATCATCGGTAGCCAGAAATTCTGGAACAGTATTAATTTCCATCGAACCAGCCATCCCGCCTGCTGCTGGACGACTGTCAAGACAGCGCCCGTGATCAAATGCATAGTCACGTGAAATGCGGCTCCAGCACTCAGGCAGGTAATAAGCCAGCGGTCCCTTAAAGTTCGCCGCATCAAGAAAGAGTGTCCAACTCTGAGGACCGGTTGGCTGCGGGTCTTCGCGCGGCTCGGTTAATGGAAGTGCCATATAGGCATAGCCAAGCTGCTGTCCCATGGGCGTACCTTCGAAGGTAAGTCCATCTGGTGGAATCAGAAGACGATTACTGAGTTGCGCGATACCGAGCATATCATCAGCAAGGGGCCGACTACTGTGAAAGAATGGCCAACCTGGCGAGGCAACTTCGGTGTTATAGCAATTCGGCGTTGCATTCATCGAGAACTTGGGAGGCCCGTAGTGGAAACGATTACCCGCCCAATAGCCAAGGCCTCCTTCCATGGTCTGAAACACGCTTCCATACGTGGGGCCACGTTCGGGCCAATTATCACGAGCGATTGTTCCAACCGGACACAGTGGCTCGGTTGTATTGTCAGAATTTTCTGGCGTGAGCCATGTTGAAGGCAATCCAATCTGGAATCCACCAATAGGCTGCTCAATAAGAGACCACACTGAGGCATAAAAACCTGCACCGTAGCGATAGCTGCTTGGTGTCGCACCAGCATGCGACCCTATGTAGCCATGGAGACCGCGATACTGAAGCTTTATCT from Phycisphaerales bacterium encodes:
- a CDS encoding PAS domain S-box protein; translation: MADTTNSNPEARGPDLPIADAEQQLQQLVDTALDAVITCDAESRIVVWNSGAEKLFGWPATEAIGMTLTDTIIPLEFREAHNRGMAHYLKTGQGPVLGQRIEIEAINRDGRRFPVELSINPIRTKQGLGFSGFIRDISDRLEAEKLIREGQERLQFIFDAAHEGVWDYQFDVDGAVIDSFFGEKTRQLLGEGASTIPPKRSNIYPEDRDGVNRAWELHWNQVQATFELEYRLQQQDSKHSRWVRERGIIVRRDDDGKPLRAVGSVVDITAQKHLEMTLLSAQKREALGLIAGGFAHDINNVLSIIKSYTSIQQLNKELPKDTLDSLQTIDLAVLRARTLTQNMLQLGRPIKSHKQITGVKKLLSETLQLIQPSIPNSIQVRRNIDLDETDNVFLNPEQLQQAILNLMLNARDAMGQGGTLEIKASNALSPASGQPSIFIEIIDSGCGIEKESLAMIFEPFFTTKGQKGTGLGLSTVKKFVENCHGTVSIDSEVNQGTSFKIELPWHAGQPEIETLPAIGDGVTPSHILLAEDHPLLRPMLKSAIAITGHHVEVAEDAAQVLATGTACQPDLMVMDIDLPGGRGDKLAADLRAHWKKEIPVIFITGNSSFKIDDSDTTILLYKPFDLERLIEAISKMLTSD
- a CDS encoding glycoside hydrolase family 18 protein, whose amino-acid sequence is MSFKRWTHANGVAMYLKELILIMVVCLCVSCHSNRKAAVTPVSDSNAEEFKVIGFFGGGQWRYAHMTHFIPGFLGFDGDGNLAHWDLRDVVSQAHANQVKVIVSFDGEHWEENFLPMSDNADGSRDRFISNLTQFLVEQDIDGVDFDWEIGGGFSPEYQKQYSDLVIATKESLHPLNKTVSIDVYFRDELNTQGLAAVDWIQLMSYQDLDEMHAMIDYWRSKGVPPEKMVVGMAVGWGDANEGFDHDLVASKTEYAIKKDFAGVMLFRTDLDTTSRDSMLHVVSDVIKHTDAQEVANN
- a CDS encoding rhodanese-related sulfurtransferase, with product MQDIFIANFYLFTKLDDLAFIQNDVQACCEQNDVRGIVLLAPEGINATISGTHPGVMNVLELLKRDPRFSELTWKESTAQEQPFRKIRVRLKKEIITMGVPDIDPTRLAGTYVKPEDWNELISDPNVIVIDTRNDYEVEIGSFKNAINPDIQSFGEFPQWLNDHIDTSKQPRVAMFCTGGIRCEKSTALLKQAGVREVYHLEGGILKYLEQIPEDQGLWSGQCFVFDQRVSVGHGLEAGQYELCKACRRPISVSDKQSESYRKGISCPHCHDQTTEEQKDRFAERQKQIELAKARGEDHFSD
- a CDS encoding alpha/beta fold hydrolase — protein: MTLAGTLTTPAGDGLFPAVLLITGSGPQNRDEEVFGHKPFWVIADYLTRQGIAVLRVDDRGVGGSTRRGAPLTATSFDFAEDVEAGISFLRTQREIDPASIGLIGHSEGGMIAPIVAARDPRVAFIILLAGPGVPCEQLLLRQDELMLRASGASEEEIAQSRVGQKAIFEIVLNEELKPENANNQIREIIEAMPELNQDTDASFQRDNREKLIGKISSPWFKTFLRYDPQPTLSQVTCPVLAINGELDLQVSCEENLEGIATALNQGGNSDTTIQSFPQLNHPLQHCKTGQISEYAQIDETISEEVLVLVAAWITERFIEK